The region CGCCCGGTGTGGCCGGGACCGCCGATCACCACGGTGGGTAGTTGCATCTCCTCCAGGGCGGGCACCCGTTGGTCATCGACCCGCAGGTCGCAGAGGAGGACACCGTCGATGCGCCGTTCACCCCACCAGCGACGGTAGACGGCGATCTCGGTTTCCGGGTCGGCGACGATCTGCAAGGTCAGCGCGTACGAGCGGGCGGAGAGTTCGGCCTCGACGCCGCTGATCAGCTCCATGAAGAACGGTTCGATGCCGAGGATCCGGGCCGGTCGACGCAGGGCCAGCCCGACCGCGTTGGCGGTGGCGCCACTCAGGGCGCGGGCGGCGCTGTTCGGGTTGAAGCCGATCTCCCGGGCGATGGCGATGATGCGCTGCCGGGTGGTCTCGGAGACGCCGGGCTGGCCGTTGAGGGCGTACGACACTGCGCCCTTGGAGACCCCGGCCTGGCGGGCGATGTCGGCGATGGTGGGCCGCTTCACCGGCGCTCCTCACTGGTCGGCCGGAAGGGGTTCCGGGCTGGTCGTCGACTCGGCCGGACGGGCTCGGAGCGGGTCGTGGCGGATCGGGCCGCGATGCCATCACCAACGCGGTCCGCTTGTCCGGTTAAGCATAGCGACCGGGGCGGGGTGATCACGTGATGCCCACGCTGTTAACACGCCATTGACACCGATGAAAGGCAACCGTACGGTGGCTTCACTTATCCGGTTCAGTCGACGTTCCTCGATGTCGGGAGCGTTCCCATCAGTGGAGGATGACATGGCAGGGTCCGGGGCCCGTTGGGTCCGGCTGGTCGCCGCGAGTGCGGCCGGGGTGCTTCTGGTCGCGGGTTGCAGTGGCAACAGCGGCGGCGATTCCGAGTCGGGTGGCGGCGTCACGCTGAAGATCGCGTACTGGGGCGACTTCGGGCTGGACGAGCTGAAGAGCAGGTACGAGGCCGCGAACCCGAACGTCAAGATCAGCCTGAACACCGGCGAGTACAACGCCCAGCACGAGGACCTGCAAAAGAAGCTGATCGCCGGGGATGGTGCCCCCGACATCGCCGCCATCGACGAGGGCTTTGTCATCCAGTTCCGCGGCCAGGCCGACAAGTTCGTCAACCTGCTCGACTCCGGCGCCGGCCAGTACGAGAGCAAGTACCTGCCGTGGAAGTGGAAGCAGTCGCTGACCCCGGACGGCAAGGCCCAGATCGGGCTCGGCACCGACGTCGGCGGCCTGGCCATGTGCTACCGGACCGACCTGTTCCAGGCCGCCGGCCTGCCCACCGAGCGGGACAAGGTTTCGGCGCTCTGGTCGACCTGGGACCAGTTCATCGCGACCGGCGAGACCTACACCAGGGCAATGGGCAAGAAGTTCATCGACTCCGGCACCAACATCTTCAACCCCGTACTCGGTCAGCAGGCGGTCGGCTTCTATGACCCGAGCGAGGCGCTGCTGATGGAGGGCGGACCGAAGGTCGCGTTCGAGGTGGCGGCCAAGGCGATCCAGGCGGACCTCTCCGCCAACCTGCCGGCCTTCCAGCCCGAATGGAACGCCGCCTTCGTCAAGGGCGACTTTGCCGTACTCGCCTGCCCGGCGTGGATGCAGGGGCACATCAAGAACACCGCACCGGACACCGCCGGCAAGTGGGATGTCGCCGCGGTTCCCGGCGGCGGCGGCAACTGGGGCGGCTCGTTTCTCACCATTCCCAAGCAGGGCAGGCACGTGGACGAGGCGTACAAGCTGCTGGAGTGGCTGATCCAGCCGGAGCAGCAGATCGAGATCTTCAAGAAGGTCGGCAACCTGCCGTCCCAGCCGGCGCTCTACCAGGACCCGGCGATCCGGGACTTCACCAACCCGTTCTTCAACAACGCCCCGGTCGGCCAGATCTTCTCGAAGACGGCGGAGGGCCTGACCCCGCAGTACCTGGGCAAGAAGAACGGTCCGACCCGGGTCGCGGTGGAGAACGTACTGAACCGGATGCAGAACGGTGACCTCAAGGGCAAGCCGCTGGGACAGGCGTGGACCGAGGCGACGAAGGAAGCCCAGAAGGCGTCCACGTCCTGACCAGTGCTCCTGGAGGTCCGATGTCCACCACCCGTGCCACCCCGGCGGCCCCGCCCGGCGGACCGGCCGGGCGCCCCGCCGGTCGGGGCGAACCCGACCGGCACCGCTGGCGCAACCGGCTGCACCGCTTCGACATGCGCTACACGCCGTACCTGCTCGTCGCCCCGTTCTTCCTGCTGTTCCTGGTGTTCGGGCTGTTCCCGATCATCTTCAACGGCGTGGTCGCGCTGCGGCACTGGCGGCTGGACGATCCGACCCTGACCGGCTGGGCCGGCGCGGCGAACTTCGAGAAACTGCTCACCGACGACGACTTCTGGAACGCGCTCTACAACACGTTCGGCATCTTCCTGCTCTCCACCGTGCCTCAGCTGACCCTGGCGCTGGTCATCGCGTCGGTGCTCAACCGCAGGCTGCGGGCCCAGACCTGGTTCCGGGTCGGCGTGCTGCTGCCGTACGTCACCCCGATCACCGCCTCGACGCTGGTCTTCGCGGTGGTCTTCGCCCGGGACACGGGTGTGGCCAACTGGGTGCTGTCGGTGCTGCACCTGGCCGGTGACGAGCCGATCGACTGGCGCAGCGCGAAGTGGTCGTCCTGGACGGTGCTGGCCACGATGGTCAACTGGAAGTGGATCGGCTACAACGCGTTGCTCTACCTGGCCGCTATGCAGTCGATTCCGCGGGACATCTACGAGGCGGCGGCCGTCGACGGGGCAGGTGTCTGGCGGCAGCTCTGGCGGATCACCGTACCGATGATCCGGCCTGTTGTGATCTTCACGGTGGTGCTGTCGACCATCGGTGGGCTGCAACTGTTCACCGAGCCGATGCTGCTGGAGCAGAACGCGCAGGCGGCCACGGGCGGCGCCAACGGTGAGTGGCAGACCATCGCCCAGCTCATCTACAAGGTCGGCTGGAAGGACCTCAACCTCGGCTATGCCGCCGCCATGTCCTGGGGTCTGTTCCTGATCATCGTGGTCGTCTCCGCGCTGAACGCGCTGATCACCAACCGGCTCGGCGGGGGGAAGCGATGAGTGGCACGACCATCACCCCGCAGGCCCCGCGCCGCCGCAACCGCCGACGGGGTGCGCTGAGCGGGCGGGCCCCGGCGGACACCCCCGGCAGCGTGTGGAACTACCTCTTCCTTTCGCTGGTCATCCTGTTCTCCGCGTTCCCGCTCTACTGGATGCTGGTGATCGCCACCAGCACCGACGCGGCACTGGCCAGGATCCCACCGCAGGTGGTGCCGGGTGATCAGCTACTGACCAACCTGCGCGAGGTCTTCTCGATGCAGGACGTGTACTTCGTCCAGTCGCTGGCGAACAGCGCCATCGTGTCGTCGGTCGTCACCGTGGCGGTGCTGTTCTTCTGCTCGCTGGCCGGGTTCGCCTTCGCCAAGCTGCGGTTCAAGGGCCGCAACGCGCTGATGGTCATCGTGATTCTCACCCTGACCGTGCCGAACCAGCTCGGCGTGGTCGCGCTCTACATAGTGATGGGCAAAATCGGTTGGAACGGGACCCTGCTCGCCGTCATCGTGCCCGGCCTGGTCAGCGCGTTCGGGGTCTTCTACATGCGGCAGTTCATCCTGGAGGCGGTGCCGGACGAGCTGGTCGAGGCGGCCAGGATCGACGGCGCCACCACCATGCGCATCTACGCCAGCGTCGTGCTGCCGGCGGTACGGCCGGCGCTGGCCGTACTCGGGCTGCTCACCTTCGTGGGGACCTGGAACGACTTCCAGTGGCCGTTGATCACCCTGAACGGGACCGACTACCCGACCTCGATGGTGGCCCTCTCCGACCTGGCCAGCGGAAACTACGTGCTCTATCGACGGGTCCTGGCCGGTGCACTGGTGGCGACGATCCCGTTGCTCATCATGCTCTTCATCGGCGGCCGGCAAATTGTTCGAGGAATCATGGAAGGCGCGATCAAGTCATGACGTTTCGTTCATCCGAGCCGGCGACGATCCCCACCCGGCGACCGTTGCACGACGGCTGGTCGGTCCGGCCCGTACCCGATTCCGGGGTTCCCACGTCGATGCCGGACCAGCCGGTGCCGGCGTCGATCCCCGGTTGTGTGCACACCGACCTGCTGGCCGCCGGGCTGATCCCGGACCCGTACCTGGACGCCAACGAGCTGGCGGTGGCCTGGATCGGGCGGACCGACTGGGTCTACCGGACCACTTTCGAGTGGGACGACGAGACGGCGGCGCGGGTGGACCTGGTCTGCGGTGGGCTGGACACGGTGGCGACGATCCAGCTCAACGGGGTCGAGGTGGGGCGTACCGCCAACATGCACCGGAGCTACCGGTTCGGCGTACGCTCGCTGTTGCTGCCGGGGGAGAACACCCTCGTGGTCCGGTTCGACTCGGCGTACCGCTACGCCCAGGAGCAGCGGGACCGGCTCGGGGACCGGCCGAACGCGTACCCGGAGCCGTTCAACTTCATCCGAAAGATGGCCTGCAACTTCGGTTGGGACTGGGGTCCGACGCTGGTCACCGCCGGCATCTGGCAGCCGATCGAGCTGCACACCTGGTCGGTCGCCCGGCTGGCCGAGGTCCGCCCGCTGGTCACGGTCACCGACAACACCGGCCGGGTGCAGGCGCGGGTCACCGTCGATCGCGCCACCGCCGAGCCGCTGACCGTCAGTGTCGCAATCGCCGGCGTACGCACCGAAGCGGTCATCCCGGCAGGCGTTACGAGTACGACGCTGACCGTCGACGTGCCCGACCCGGAGCTGTGGTGGCCGCGCGGTTACGGCGAACAGAGCCGCTACCCGCTCGACGTGACCCTGCGCGGCGCCGACGGGAGCGCGCTCGACACCTGGCAGCGCCGGATCGGCTTCCGGTCGACCCGGCTCGACACCAGCGAGGACGAACACGGCTCGGCGTTCACCATCGTGGTCAACGAGACCCCGATCCTGGTACGCGGCGTCAACTGGATCCCCGACGACGTCTTCGTCACCCGGGTCACCCGCGAGCGTTACGCCGCCCGGCTCGGCCAGGCTGTCGACGCGAACGTCAACCTGCTCCGGATCTGGGGCGGCGGCCGGTACGAGTCCGACGACTTCTACGACCTCGCCGACGAACTGGGACTGCTGGTCCAGCAGGACTTCCTGTTTGCCTGTGCGGCGTACCCGGAGGAGGAACCGTTCGCCGCCGAGGTGGAAGCCGAGGCCCGTGAGCAGGTGGTCCGGCTCGCCAGCCACCCGAGCCTGGTGCTCTGGACCGGCAACAACGAGAACATCTGGGGCTGGCACGACTGGAACTGGCAGGAGCCGCTGGCCGGGCGCACCTGGGGCGCCGGTTACTACTTCGAGCTGTTGCCGGCGATCGTGGCGGAGCTGGATCCGACCCGACCGTACTGGCCGGGCAGCCCGTGGTCGGGGCGCACCGACGTACACCCGAACGATCCCGCGTACGGCAGCACGCACATCTGGGACGTGTGGAACCGGGAGGACTACACGAAGTACCGGGAGTACCGGCCCCGGTTCGTGGCCGAGTTCGGCTACCAGGCCCCACCGGCGTACGCGACGCTGCGCCGGGCGCTGAGCGACGAACCCCTGGCCCACGACTCGCCCGGCATGGCCCACCACCAGAAGGCCCGCGACGGGGACGCGAAACTGCAACGGGGACTCGACGCCCACCTGCCCGCCCCGGCCGACTTCGACGACTGGCACTACCTGACCCAGCTCAACCAGGCCCGCGCGATCACGCTCGGCGTGGAACACTTCCGGGCCCTGCGCCCACTCTGCATGGGCACCATCGTCTGGCAGCTCAACGACTGCTGGCCGGTCACCTCGTGGGCCGCCGTCGACGGCGACGGCCGTCGCAAACCCCTCTGGTACGCGCTGCGCCGGGTCTACGCCGACCGGCTGCTGACCGTACAGCCGGCTGACGGTGGTGGGTTGAACCTGGTCGCGGTCAACGACGGGGGTGAGCCGTGGCGCACCTCGGTAACCGTGACCCGGCTGACCCTGGCCGGGGAACCAGCCGCGAAGACAGCCCTCGACCTGGACGTATCGCCCCACTCGGCAACCACCGTCCCGCTCCCGTCCGACCTCTCCACCACCGACCGCCCCCGCCACGAACTACTGCTAGCCGAAGCAGTCGGTACGGGCGAGCGCACCTTCTGGTTCTTCGCCGAGGACCGCGATGTCGCGTACCCGCCCGCCGCGTACGACACGGAGATCGAGTCGTCGGCCGACGCCACCGGCCACGTCACGCGCGTACGAGTGACCGCTCGGACGATTCTGCGGGACCTGGTGCTTGCCGCCGACCGACTCGATCCGACCGCCGTGGTGGACGACGCCCTGGTCACCCTCTTGCCAGGCGAGACGGCCGTGTTCAAGGTCTACGCCGCTGGTCCGTTGGACAGAGCCGCGTTGGCCAGTTCACCCGTACTGCGATGCGTCAACGACCGCTGGGGCGTCTGAGAAGACGGAGAGCTTGAGCATGGCTTTCGGGCGCCGCTCTACGACTGCCGCGCCTGCGGCAGGCCGTGGCCGTGTCCTGCCGCGCAGGCCGAACTGACCGACCAGTACGCCGGGATGCCGCTTTCGCTGGCCCTGTACCTGGCGTCCTGCTGGGTCGACCTGCTGACGGCCTTCGCGCGGCTGGACACCGGTCAGCCACCGGACGCGCGTACGACGTGGGAGCGCGTTGTCGGTTGGTCGGTGCCGGTATTGCGTGGCACGACGACGAAGGGCAAACCCGATCCGTAGACCCTCCGACCTGTCGGCGGAACGCTGGGCCGCGATTCCACCTCTTGGAATCGTGGCCCAGTCAATCTGTAGCCCCTGACCGGGGCAAGCACTTGCGTCGCTCTGGCAAGGTGAGTGACCGTGCGGCGCAGCCCTCCGGATTGGAATCAGCATGCACCCGTTATTGCTTCAGTTGCCGGCGCTCGTCGGTGTGCTCGTCGGCGCCGTGGCCACATACGTCGCAACGACAGCGCAGGAGCGGGGCCGCTGGCGTCGGCAACAGTCGGTTCGCTGGGATGAGCGGCGGTTTGCCGCCTACTCCGACTACGCACACGCGATTAAGAGGGTTACCTCGATCGCGGTCCGTCTCGCCGCGAAGCGCGGCGTCTACCACGACAATTTCTGGTTTGGTGGGGAGACGAGCGACGGCGAACTGATCCTGGCCGAGGAAGAGCGTACGACGAAGTGGGAGGCGGTGCTGATGCTGGGCGACGATGCGGTTGTCGCGGCTGCGCGGGAGTGGCATCAGGGGACCCTCCGCCTCATGCGCTTGGCCGTCGGGGAGGCTAGTGATCTTACCTGGGACGAGGCTGTAGGGTCCACCGGTCAAGCACGAGGCCGTTTCTACACGGCGGTGCGCAAGGATCTCGGTGTGAAGTTTGGCGACCTGTCCGAGCCCTCCGAGTGGCAGATGGCCAAGTGGATGAGGGGGCGGCCCGAAGTTGAACAAAGTGCCTCGTCCTCGGTATGACGGGGCCGGCGAATGCGCCGAGGTGGATGCAGGGTACGTCGAACACTTGCTATGACGTCACGACGACGCCGCCAATGCCTGTGCGGCCGGCCGGAGTGCCCACCAGCTCGACCGTCACGCCAGCGCGGACGTGCTCCCCGAAGACATCGACGATGGCGTCCGTGACTCCGGAGACGAGGCGGGCGACGATCTCGTCGGCGTCGGGTCGGCCGAACGCGGCTTCCCTGATGCCGAACGTAACGCTGGGCGAGGGCGCTTGTGCTGGCACGCCGCCGATGCCCCATCGGTTGGGCGGCAAGCCGATCAATTGCACGACCGCGATGCCGCGGGCCCAGTCCCCGTAGACCTCGACAACCGCATCGGTCAGTTTCTCGATCAGCGCGGTCTCCCGGCCGGCCAGGTCGCTCTCCAGGACGTGGACGCTGAGGTGGGGCATACGATCCTCCGTGAACAAGTTTGGCTTCAAAACATCTTTGATAACAAAGGTATTTGGGAGGTGGGCGGATGTCAACGCCTGACGCCACGGACGACTCGGTCAGGGAGTTGCTCCTGGTGATGCCGAGGCTCGTCGGCAGGGTCAAACGCCTGCCGTTGCCGGAACAACTGCGATCACTCGATCTGGCGCCGAGGCATCTGTCGATGCTGTCCCTGCTCCTGCTCGACGGTCCGCTGACCGTCTCTCAACTGGCCGGAATGCTGGCTGTCGCGCCGACCACGGTGAGCTTGATCGTGAGCGACCTGAGCCGCAAGGGAGTCTTGGTACGGCGCGAGGACGACGCCGATCGTCGCCGGCGCATCATCGACATCAGCCCGGAGAGCCGCCCCGCCATCGCTGCCTGGCTGTCCCCGGGCGCCCATGCGTGGCGGCACGCGCTGATGCCGCTGAGCCCGGCGCAACAGCGGACGTTCGTCGACACGTTGCTCAGGTACGAGGCGGCCTTCTCCCACGCGACATAGGCGGTGGTCGTCCTACTGGCCGGGTAGGGCGCGTAGGGCCAGGTCGACCACGCGCTCCAGGTCCTGTCGGGTGGCGCCGGCGGAGGCGTGGACGGCGAGCCCCTCGGACACGGTCATGACGTACCGGGCGAGGTCGTCCGGGCTGTTGGTGGGGGAGAGGTCGCCCTCGTCGACCGCGCGCTGGAACCGGTCACGCATGGCCAGTTCTCCCGCCTTGCGGGCGCGGGCCAGGGTCGCGGTCACGTCGGCGTTCGCCGGGCCGCAGGCCAGGCCGCTCTGGATGGAGAAGCAGCCGGCGGGCCGCCCCGGGGTGGTCACCGCCTTGGCGTTTTCGCGGAGAAAGGTCTCGGCGACCTGCCGGGCCGTGGGTGCGGCGAGCGCGGTACGGGCGTACGCCATGTCGACTTCGGCGTACCGGGCGAGCGCCTTGTCGAAGAGGTCCCGTTTGTTGCCGAACGCGGCGTACAGGCTTGTTTTGTTGATCTCCATTGCCTCGGTGAGGTCATGGAGTGAGGCTCCCTCGTAGCCCTGTCGCCAGAAGACCTCCAGGGCGCGGTCGAGTGCCCGGTCGGCGTCGAAGCCACGGGGTCGGCCGACGGAGGTTGGCTGGGTAGCGCTCATGCACCCATCCTAGTTCGCCCCAAAACCGATCGGTACACAACTTCGCCGGGGCGTGCTACGGTCTACTTCAGTACCGATCGGTACCGAACAGGATCCGGGACGGAACTTCGATGGGACAACTGACTGGCAAGACCGCGGTCGTGACCGGGGCGACGAGCGGCATCGGCCTCGCCGTGGCTCAGCGGTTCGCCACCGAGGGCGCACACGTCTTCATCACCGGACGGCGCAAGGAGCAGCTCGACGCGGCCGTCGAACAGCTCGACGGCGACGTCACCGCGCTGGCCGGCGACGTGTCGGACCTCGCTGACCTGGACCGACTGTACGAAGCGGTGGCGCAGCAGGGACGCCGGGTGGACGTACTGTTCGCCAACGCGGGTGGGGGCGCGTTCGCCTCCCTGGAGCAGGTCACCGAGCAGCACTTCGACCAGACCTTCGACGTCAACGTCAAGGGCACCCTGTTCACCGTGCAGAAGGCGTTGCCGCTGCTCAACGATGGTGCGTCGATCATCCTCAGTGGCTCCACCGCCGCCACCAGTGGCGCCGAGGCGTTCGGCGTCTACGCGGCCTCCAAGGCGGCCATCCGGTCGTTCGCCCGTACCTGGGCCAACGAGCTGCGTGGCCGTGGAATTCGGGTCAACACGATCACGCCCGGCCCGACCGACACCCCCGGCATCACCGGCCTGGCCCCCGATGAGGAACAGGCCGGACAGCTCCGGGGCTTCCTCGCCGGGCAGGTACCGCTGGGCCGGATGGCCCGGCCGGCGGAGATCGCGAACGCGGTCCTCTTCCTCGCCTCCGAACAGGCCAGCTTCGTCACCGGCGCCGAACTGTTCGCCGACGGCGGACTCAACCAGATCTGACTCGGAGGCCCATCATCGACGCGCGCCAGCCTGGTAGTTCGGCAGTACGCCCTGGAAATGCCGGGTCTTTGTCGTCGACGTGGGTCGAGGGCGGCACTGCTGCGCAAGCCCGGTGCACCCCGGGAAGCGATACTGGTGGTGAACAAACCGAGCTGCGTGAGCAGAGGCGAGTACATCGGCTGCGACGAGGCACCACCCGGAATGTTGCCGCCGGGTAGCCGCCTGACGGTATATGTGTCCGACGGGACTACCACCAAACCGCTGAAGGTGTACACCGGCACCGGAGAGGGCATCGCATCGTGAGCTACACCGTGTCATGGGACGGCCCATCAGCTGAGGAACCCGAACGCGGCAACGAGGTCCCGGTGTCGACACCCGAGGAACTGGACGCGGTGCTCGACCGCGTCCACTCGACCCGGACCTACCACTCACATCACAAGCGATCGCGTTCGACTTCTACGGCGACTGGACCGAGATGCCACCCGAGCGCACCCGTGTCACCACGGAACAGGCCCGACGGGCCGCCCACGACTGCGTTCACACCGGGACGCAACCCACCCTCCCGGCCTGGGTTGCCGGCGGTGTCTCGTGAACGGAGTTCCGGAGCGTGCCGAGCAGGACGGCGAGTGAACCCGATCAGCTGAACAGGGTAGGACAAGGACCGGCCCGGACCATCGCGGTCCGGGCCGGTTCTTCGTTCTGTCGCTTCGTCGTGCTACTCCGGTACGCGGCGGTACGCGCCGTCGCTGGCCGAGGTCGCCATCGAGGCGTACGCGCGCAGCGCCGCCGACACCGGGCGCTGCCGGTCCACCGGCGTGTACGGCTTGTCGCGCTTCTCCTGTGCCACCCGTCGGGCGTCCAGCACGTCGGCCGGCACGTTCAGCTCGATCGACCGGGTCGGGATGTCGATCACGATCTCGTCGCCGGGCTCGACCAGGGCGATCAGCCCGCCGCCGGCCGCCTCGGGGGAGATGTGCCCGATGGACAGGCCGGAGGTGCCGCCGGAGAACCGGCCGTCGGTGATCAGCGCGCAGTCGCGGCCGAGGCCACGGCCCTTGAGGAAGGAGGTGGGGTAGAGCATCTCCTGCATGCCCGGCCCGCCCTTGGGGCCCTCGTACCGGATCACCACCACGTCACCGGCGACGACCTCCTTGGCCAGGATCGCGGTGACCGCGTCGTCCTGCGACTCGTACACCTTGGCCGGGCCACGGAAGCTGAGCCGGTCGGCGGCGACCCCGGCGGTCTTGACCACGGATCCCTCCGGGGCCAGGTTGCCGTGCAGGATGGCGAGCCCGCCGTCGACCGTGTACGCGTGCTCCCGGTCCCGCAGGCAGCCGTCGGCGGCGTCGGTGTCCAGGGTCGCCCAGCGGTTGGTGGTGGAGAACGCCTCGGTGGTGCGTACTCCGCCGGGGGCGGCGTGGAACAGCTCGACCGCCACGGGGGTGGGGCTGCCGCCCCGGATGTCCCAGTCGGCGAGCCACTGGTCGAGGGTGGGGGAGTGCACCGCGTGCACGTCGCGGCGGAGCAGGCCGGCGCGGTCCAGCTCGCCCATGATCGCCGGGATGCCGCCGGCCCGGTGCACGTCCTCCATGTGGTATTTCGGGGAGTTCGGGGCGACCTTGGCCAGGCAGGGCACCCGGCGGGAGATGGCGTCGATGTCGGCGACGGTGAAGTCCAGCTCGGCTTCGCGGGCGGCGGCGAGCAGGTGTAGCACGGTGTTGGTCGAGCCGCCCATCGCCACGTCCAACGCGACGGCGTTGTCGAAGGCGGCGCGGGAGGCCACCGAGCGGGGCAGGACGGAGTCGTCGTCGCCGTCGTACCAGCGCTTGGAGATCTCCACGATGGTCCGGCCGGCCTCCTCGAAGAGTGCCTTGCGCGCGGCGTGGGTGGCCAGGACCGAGCCATTGCCCGGCAGGGCCAGGCCGATCGCCTCGGTGAGGCAGTTCATCGAGTTGGCGGTGAACATGCCGGAGCAGGATCCGCAGGTCGGGCAGGCGGAGCGTTCGATCTCGCCGAGCTGGGCGTCGGTGACCGCGTCGTTGGACGAGGCGATCATGGCGTCGATCAGGTCGATCTTGTCGTGCACGATGCCCTCGATCGCGATCGTCTTGCCGGCCTCCATCGGGCCGCCGGAGACGAAGACGGTGGGGATGTTGAGCCGGAGCGCCGCCAGCAGCATGCCGGGGGTGATCTTGTCGCAGTTCGAGATGCAGACCAGGGCGTCCGCGCAGTGCGCGTTGACCATGTACTCGACCGCGTCGGCGATCAACTCGCGACTGGGCAGCGAGTAGAGCATGCCGCCGTGGCCCATCGCGATCCCGTCGTCCACGGCGATGGTGTTGAACTCCCGGCCGACGCCGCCGGCCTCGTACACCGAGTCGGCGACCAGGCCGCCGAGGTCCTTGAGGTGTACGTGACCGGGTACGAACTGGGTGAAGCTGTTGGCGATGGCCACGATCGGCTTGCCGAAGTCGTCGTCGGTCATCCCGGTGGCGCGCCAGAGTGCACGGGCCCCGGCCATCGTCCGGCCATGAGTGGAGGTCTTGGACCGCAGGTCAGGCATTGCACCAGTGTTACACCGTCGCGGCGCCACCGGCCTGCTCGGCGCCGCCGCGTCCAGAAAGCGGGATGCCCCGGACCGGCCGGCGGGCGGCCGGTGGGGCCACCGGGGGCCCCACCGGGTCGGTTCGGGGCAGAATCCGGTACGTCCGGCTGGTCAATCCTGCACACCCCGTCCCCCACGGCACGGTTCGTATCCGGCACAGTGGATGGGTGCAGCTCCCCTCGGGCGTGGTGATCGTCGCGGTGGCGAGTGGGCTCGCGACGGTCGCGGGTGCGTCGGTGTTGATCTCGTCAGGGCTCCGGCGGACCGATGCCCGGCGCCCGGCCCACCTGCTGCTGGCGTCCGGCGCCGCGCTGGCCACCCTGAGCGCGGTCGCCGGCCTGATCGGCATCCTCGGGATGGCTGAGCACTGGAGTCACCACCAGCACCAGCGGATGACGCTCGCCACCGTGTTCGCGGTCGGGCTGGCCGCCAGTGGGCTGGTGCTCTGCGCCGGGGTGCTGCGACTGCCCGGCGTCGCCCGTACCCGGTCGGCGCTGCTCCGGCTGGTGCTGGACGGGCTGGTGATCGGCTCGGCGCTCTGGTTCGTCGGCTGGGTGCTCGCCGCCGAGCCGACCCGGCTGCTCGGTGACTGGATCCCACGGGCCTGCCCGGCGATCCTGCTCGCCACGATCACCGCCGCCGGTGCGATCGGGCTCACCTTCGTGGTCGGCGTCCGGTCCGCCCTTCCGCGCCGGCAACTGGTCCTGATCGGCTCCGGCGTGACCCTGGTCGGGGTCGCCGGGCTCGGGCTGGCGGTCGGGATCTGCCAGGCCGGGCCGGTGGTGGCCCTCACCGGTGCCGCCCTGCTGCCGGTCGGCTTCCTGCTGGTGTACGCCGGTGGGCGGGCGCCCGAGCCGGCCGGTGAGACCGACGCCGACCTGATCCTCAACGGCACCGGCTACGCCCTCCTGCCGATGCTCGCGATGGCCGTCTCGGCCATGTACCACCTGCTCCGGATGGGCGACTTCACCGTGCTCGGGATCATCTCCGGCACCGTGGAGGGCTTCGCCCTGGTGGCCCGGCAGTCGGTGGCCCTGCGCGACGTACGGGCGTACGCGGGGCGGCTGGCCGAGCGGGAGGCGCACTTCCGGGAGCTGGCGCACACCGACCCGTTGACCGGGTTGGCCAACCGCCGGGGGCTGCTGCGCGCCCTGCACCATGATTCGGAGTCGGGGGCTCCGTGCGTACTCCTGGGTCTTGATCTTGATGGTTTCAAGAACGTGAACGATCTGCACGGTCACGACGTCGGGGACGCGGTCCTGGCCGAGGTGGCCGAGCGGCTGCGGCGCAACCTGCGCCCCGGCGACGTGGCCGCCCGGCTCGGCGGGGACGAGTTCGCGGTGCTGATGTGG is a window of Micromonospora sp. NBC_01699 DNA encoding:
- a CDS encoding putative bifunctional diguanylate cyclase/phosphodiesterase — its product is MQLPSGVVIVAVASGLATVAGASVLISSGLRRTDARRPAHLLLASGAALATLSAVAGLIGILGMAEHWSHHQHQRMTLATVFAVGLAASGLVLCAGVLRLPGVARTRSALLRLVLDGLVIGSALWFVGWVLAAEPTRLLGDWIPRACPAILLATITAAGAIGLTFVVGVRSALPRRQLVLIGSGVTLVGVAGLGLAVGICQAGPVVALTGAALLPVGFLLVYAGGRAPEPAGETDADLILNGTGYALLPMLAMAVSAMYHLLRMGDFTVLGIISGTVEGFALVARQSVALRDVRAYAGRLAEREAHFRELAHTDPLTGLANRRGLLRALHHDSESGAPCVLLGLDLDGFKNVNDLHGHDVGDAVLAEVAERLRRNLRPGDVAARLGGDEFAVLMWAGPAEAQRVAERLLGIVGHPYDHPAGRIFVSVSVGVAGQASARQVETLLRNADLALRYAKQRGKNRVEHYDVAYDHLLRRRTTVEHEMRGAIERNELHLAFQPVVAVPSVRPVGAEALLRWHHPELGSVRPDEFIPLAEECGMIAQLGHWVLHRACHQLSVWLADGHDVWVSVNVSPKELHAPEYVAQVAEALRAHRVPPQRLVLEVTEQAVATDLDELIRRLVALRATGVRIALDDFGAGYSSLGQLRKLPIDILKIDHSLVAEQEPIRPPENGERRVFAPMVDVVMRLGHQLGLEVIAEGVTNPLELAAVVEAGCRFGQGQLFGWGVPAEHLEAMLDAATSPGARAVPAPRNRPAQNLGSVDSSREMRQA